One genomic segment of Hymenobacter psoromatis includes these proteins:
- a CDS encoding MarR family winged helix-turn-helix transcriptional regulator, which translates to MTTIPTPPAPNDLLKLENQLCFPFYAVSRQLTKAYQPYLLALGLTYPQYLVLLLLWEHEQLTVKDLGERLLLDSGTLTPLLKRMEQQQWLSRRRDPRDERSVVISLLPGGRALEARACDIPAQLLDKLGLSLTELAALRTQLTQILTRLA; encoded by the coding sequence ATGACAACCATCCCTACCCCCCCCGCGCCGAACGACCTGCTGAAGCTGGAAAACCAGCTCTGCTTTCCGTTCTACGCCGTGTCGCGGCAGCTCACGAAGGCGTACCAGCCCTACTTGCTGGCGCTGGGCCTCACCTACCCGCAGTACCTGGTACTGCTGCTACTTTGGGAGCATGAGCAATTGACGGTGAAGGACTTGGGTGAGCGGCTGCTACTCGATTCGGGTACGCTCACGCCGCTGCTCAAGCGCATGGAGCAGCAGCAGTGGCTCAGCCGCCGCCGCGACCCGCGCGACGAGCGCTCGGTCGTCATCAGCCTGCTGCCGGGGGGTAGGGCGCTCGAAGCGCGGGCCTGCGACATCCCGGCCCAATTGCTGGATAAGCTAGGTCTTTCGCTAACCGAGCTGGCTGCTTTGCGCACCCAGCTCACGCAGATTCTCACCCGTCTGGCTTAG